Genomic window (Alteromonas pelagimontana):
TCTATCGCCGCTATTGCCGCTTTTACTCTTGCAGCATAGTCAGGATCGGCTTGCTCATACTGAGCAAACATCGCTTCTTGAACATCTGCGGTTGCCTGACTTAATCCACCAGCAATATTTGATGCCAATTGATTTTTCTGATCTTCACTCATCAGACGAAATAGCTGACCCGCTTGGGTGAAGTTATCGTCATTCTCGTTGTTATGTACATCTAGCCAGGCATCTGCTTCCAGCGGCATAGGCGGCTCATCAACCTCCGGTACAGCTACCGGCGCTCCTTGATTACCGCGATTATTCGGATAAAAGTTCGCCCCGCTGCCTGCAAGATTGGGGTTAATTCCTGCAAATGCGCCGTCCCGCTGATAATTGTGTACAGGGCAACGCGGAGCGTTTACCGGAATCTGATTGTAGTTTGCGCCCATTCTATAACGATGCGCGTCTTGGTACGCAAGTAGGCGAGCCTGCAGCATCCGGTCTGGCGAAGCGCCAATTCCCGGCACTAAATTACTGGGTGCAAAAGCAGCCTGTTCATTTTCTGCAAAGAAGTTATCTACGTTGCGATTCAGCTCCAATTGCCCGACTTCAATTAATGGAAAGTCTTTATGTGGCCAGACTTTAGTAAGATCAAAGGGATTAATGTAATAGTATCTGGCATCATCCTGCGTCATGATCTGCACTTTTACTGTCCAGGAAGGAAAGTCACCTTTGTCGATACTTTCCACCAAATCCTGTTGCGCGCCATATGCCGGCCTTCTAGCCGCTTCTTCATTAGTCAGCGTTTTAATACCCTGATTAGTTTTAAAGTGCCATTTCACCCAATAACGCTCGCCGTCACGGTTCCAGAAGCTCAACGTATGAGAACTGTATCCATTGACATGACGATAGGACAACGGGATACCGCGATCAGACATCAATATGGTAGATTGATGTAACGACTGTGGGTTATTTGCCCAGAATTCGTAGATAGCCTGAGGATCCGGCAAATTAGTGCGCGGGTTCTTCTTTTGGCTATGGATAAAGTCAGGAAACTTAATGCCGTCGCGCAGGAAAAACACTGGCGTGTTGTTTCCGACCATGTCCCAATTTCCTTGCTGAGTATAAAACTTTAAGGCAAAGCCGCGGGGATCGCGGGCGTAATCACTTGAATCCTGACCGCCGCCTACTGTAGAGAAGCGCAGCAGCACATCAGTTTGGTGACCCACGTTTTGCAAGAAGTCTGCAATAGTATAACTTGATAAACTTTTGGTTAATGTAAATGTTCCGTACGCAGCACTGCCTCTGGCATGAACAACTCTTTCAGGTATTCTTTCGCGATTAAAATGCGCCAGCTTTTCGAAAAGATAGTGATTGTCAAAAGTAACTGGTCCACGAGCTCCCGCAGTGCGACTTTGATTATCTTGCGCTACGGGGGCGCCTGCGCTGGTAGTCATCGGACAACGTCTTTCATTACTCATTTTCAAATCCTCAAGGGTAAACCAATTTCTACCGCCTCAGTGCGATAGCTTCGACAACATGGTTATCAGGCGCTTCTTGTTGAGGCCCTTCTTGCGGTGAAGAGTAACTAATCGCTATTATCTAATCTATCTCGCATTACTAATCACTTTAATCGATTTAAAAGATTGACCCGTTCCTGCTTCGTTTAGCCGGTTGTTGGAAAGGGAGGATAAGTTAGGCCGCGAAAGGAATTATGAGGCCCGTATTACGAACTAAGGCAGTGATTTCAGGGAGAGAGATGGCTCAGCATTGCCGTCACCGGGGTTCTCTAACGACTTAAGAAAGGCGCTGTACACTGTATACACTGCTGTATCGCCCATTACTTCACCATGCTTTAAACCGCGAAATACGTGATATCTTTTGCGCGTAGTGATTGCCTCTTGATAAAGTTTTTTTGATAATTGCGGAGGAGTCTGCTGATCGTCCTCACCTACCATTATAAGCAGAGGAGCAGTTTGTGACTGCACTACCTCCACGTTATCCACTTTGGTTAACTTATCATCTATTTCCAGCTTCACAAACGGCGTGGCGTACCAAGGAACGAGGGTATCAGCCCATTCTGTTACGTTAGTTGCTCCAGCTTCTAACACTAAAGCGTCCACAGGACGTCGCATCGCTACATGCGCTGCCTCAAAGCTACCGAGCGACAACCCGTGCACCAGCAACTTGCCCTTTACCATGCTTTTTACGTAGTCAAAATTTGCCACTGCATTTGACTTAAGAGATTCTACAGAAGGAGTGCCTGTACTTTTGCCGTAACCAGGATGGTCAAATAAAAATATGTTCACATTCATTTTGGTAAATGCTTCTACTATTCCCGCCCCTTGACTGGAGACATCGAAAGCATTGCCCCCAAAATAAAGGATGGTAATAGAATTATCAGGATGACGCGCTGAAACACCATAGGCTCGCCTGCCGTCTTCCTGCTCAACCCAATGTGTATGCTGCTGGTAACCCTCGGGTAACGAAGCTATTACTTGTACGGAAGCGACGTCAGAGTGCATCGGCTGCATTATCTGAGATTCACTGATGTTAAGCGTAGTGCAACCGCTAACCCACCACAGCAGCAACATTATGGAAATTCCGTTTCTCATTTCTATTCCTTTTAGACCTGAAAAGGGAGACAAGAAGTGATGCCCGCTAACTATCTACATAACCCCAGATCGGCTTAAGCAACAACCATCGCATTGCGCTCAATGTCACTGATATTAAGGGATGGCTTGTTTTCTTTAAGACAATAAGCCACCAGACCAGCCATTAAATTGAGTGTAAAACCATTTATACTGCGATGCCTTGAGTGCTCAATGTATGAAATGTTCTTTAATTGGTCGTTGATAGTTTCAATAATGAAGCGCTTCGATAGCATCGCTCTGTCCCATAAAGACATCGCTTTTGCTTTCATATTTTTGCGAACCGTGGTGATAAGTTTGACGCCTTTCTCAAATAAATTAGCTTCTAATGCTTTGCTCAAATACCCTTTATCGCCATACAATTTGTCGGGTAAATGTCGAGCTAATTCTTCGACAGGTTTTGTGTCATGGACATTCCCCGTCGTCACTTTTGCCGCCACGATTTCACCCAGATGGTTCACTATCAAGTGTAGTTTAAAGCCGTAAAACCAGCCCATTGTTCCTTTTCCTCTTTGCGCTATCCCGTCAAAGGTTTTATGGCGAGGTATGCGAATGTTATGGCAAACCTTTAGGCTGGTAGAGTCAATGAATTCAATGCCTGTAGGCTTTCCCTTTAAAGTACTGAAGTAGGCACACATGGGCACAATTGTTCGCGGCATTACTTCTAAAAAGCGCGTATAACTAAGCAAATCAGGAAATGCGTTGCGATAAAATACTCTTACATATCCCGAGTAATAATTCTTAAAATCGCGATGATGTGACATGTGAAAACCGATGATGATTGTCATCATTTCACTCATTGACATACGGCACTCACGTCGTCGTCTTCTGGTGCCGTCTTCAAGTAGCTGCTTTTGCCATTGGGGAATAAACACTTTGCAAAAGTCATCGACATCGCAAAATAATTCAACTAGATTCTTCATGCCTGTTCCTTGTTGATTTGGTCATTTCTTTGTCGAAAGATCCGATCTTGGAACAGGCTTTTAGTTCAATTTCTTAAACAGGATTGGGGTTACATAGCTTTTTTGATGGCGCGCGGCTTTTTCCAGACTCAGGTTTGTGACGTTAACGCTCCACTATACCCTAACTTTTCCGATATGCTACTAAGGCCTGTTGACCTTTGCTGTTCAGTTGTGTAGCAAAGGTCGACAAGTCCAATATGCCACTATTTTCATGCGTGACTGGAGAGGCGCTAGCTTTCGTAAGGAATTGAGGTCTTAGAGGCTTTATGAATACGTCGAATCGTAAACAGGTTCACAACCAGCAAAGTAAATTCCAGTAATGTGCCCCCAATTGATCCCACCAGAATATTGTTTGTTAGCCAGCAAAGAGCTCCGAGTAAAAATCCTATTCGCATACGGATACCCGTTAAGCAAAAAATAGCGTAGGTGCCAATGCAACTGCCGACGATAGGAAACATGTCATACCAGAAATCCGACAAGTATATTCCCCAACTAAACGTAATGAATATGAAGATATAAGCAACCGGTTTTGAAGATGTTTTTAATGATAAACCGGTACGAGCTACTGATAACAGCGCACTGAGCGCGGCTGTCACTGAACCAAGTAAGGCAAAATGCAAGGTGTGGTTCAGGTTCATGATTACCATGACAATTTTGAGCCGTCGGTCATCATGCTGATAAAAACACAAAATACCGAGGGCAAAGCTCAACATTCCTACAGCCTGAGCAAAATTGAAGTCGGGTAAATTCATTGGATAGTAGGCAACACGGCGGGTGTGATGGCAAAGATAGAAGTGATGTGCCTACCCTATCAATTTGTGCTCAATAAGACAATTGTCTCCATGAAAGTTACCTAGGGAGAAGTCATAAGGTTTACCGGCAGGATGATGAAAAATCTAACGGAAAATTTGGCCTCTGGAAGATCTGAAGCTATCTACCCGACACGAAGGAAATCTCTGGGAACAATTTACACGATGTCGGTAAATTTTACACGAGCGCTTCAATTAGGAATAATTTATGATGTAAAACAACGACTTAGCTATTTGGCCCCCATATTGCATTAATGAAAAAATGAAATTGTTGCAATAGTCGCTGTAAGAAATAGGAAAAGCGTGGAGGAAAACCTCCATACTTTTACGTTTTTTGGCAAATTCGTTACAACTTCATCCATTCCAAAGTGCATTAAGTTTGGAATTTGCCATCCCCTTTCCATTCCAAAGGAAGCTGAATGCCCCATTTACTGATCCAAAGCAGTAAACGGGGCATTTTTATTCATACTCTCATACCCCAAAGTTTTTTTTAGATCGATGAAATTATTAGTGTCAGAGATTTTTACAACTTAATTTGTAGAAAAAGACGATTTTTCCGTCAGATTTAATACTAAAGTGCGAGAAATGAACATCCTCTTCGCTTACTTTACGATTGCTTCATCAATGTCTTTAGCACTATGACGTTCGGGTACCTGTCCACTCTCACCCCAAGTACAATTTACGATAATTCCCCGCTGAACCGCCGGACGCTCAGCAATTTGAGTGGCCCATCGCTTCACATGAGAATACTCATCAACTTGCAGAAATTCTGCCGCGTCATACAATTTTCCCAGTACTAACCCGCCATACCACGGCCATACCGCAATATCCGCTATGGAATATTCGTCACCGGCTAAGTAATGATTAAACGCCAGATGTTTATCTAACACATCCAACTGGCGCTTTGTTTCCATCGTAAACCGATTGATGGGATATTCGAGTTTTTCAGGTGCATAATGATAGAAATGTCCGAAGCCTCCTCCCAAAAATGGCGCTGCTCCTACCTGCCAGAATAGCCAGTTACGACATTCTGCTTTCGCTATTGGCTCTGCCGGGATGAAAGCATTAAACTTTTCAGCCAAATACTGCAATATTGCTCCTGATTCGAAAACCCGTAACGGCGGACTTACGCTATGATCCATCAAGGCTGGTATTTTGGAATTGGGGTTCACCTGCACAAAACCAGAGGAAAACTGATCGCCATCACCAATGTTAATGGTATAGGCATCATATTCTGCTTCTTTAATACCTAATGCCAGTAACTCCTCCAGCATTATAGCGACTTTCTGTCCATTAGGGGTCGCCATGGAATACAGCTGTAAGGGATGTTCACCAACGGGTAACGCTTGTTCGTGAGTTGGTCCAGCGATAGGCCTGTTAGTCTTTGCCCACCCGCTGTCTTCGTCTTGGTTCCAGCTCCACACTTTAGGCGGAGTGTACTCATCACTTTTGCTCATCTCTAACTCCTTTTACTGTCTTAAAGTGTGGTACGCGTCAATCGCGACTTTGGTTGAATCTACTGCGGGCGACCTTTGCAACGGCATTCAGGGAAATAAAAGGCGGACACTCCGTTGCCCGCAAACTGACAGACTAGTGCTTGTCCTACTAGTCTTATAAATTCAGGGAAAGATATGCCATTAATTCTGCTAGCTGATGATTAAACAACAGGCTTGTCGACTCGGTGGCTGCTTTCCATACTTGCTTTCTAGCACTGTTATAACAAGGTCCGTGCCACTAATTTAAAAGCTTTAATATTCAAATGATTATATAGAAAAAAGAGTACCTTCTGCAGGGTAGATAAAGATTAATGTTGCAGTTCTGCAACACTTTCCTTCCAATTTACATAGTTATACTAATCCACATTGATAAGCGATCAGCCCAGAGAAAATAGAGTTCCCGTTCAAGCCTCTTTCGCAACAGAGCTGCGCAGAATTAGGAAGTCACGTTTTCCTCAGCCAGCTTAGCCGCCTCACTTCCTGAAGCTGTATCAGTCGCACTTGCTTTGTGTTCACAAAGTAACGTACGGCTTCTTTGTCTGCAAACGGGGGGGCACGCTGAGCAATGGCTTGTGTGCGGATCTGCCTATGGAAATAGAGAAAAAACCGATAACATCTACGGAAGGCGGACGCGTAAATCAGAATCTATCTTTGTTGCCATTCAAATACGCTGGCCGATTTTTATACTAAAAAAGATTAGCGAACGATGCTTAAGAAAAGAGAAAAATCAGGCAATAAAAAATAGTGAAAACGCGAGGGACTAAAGCGCCGAAAGCTGCCAGATGGTCCATGCCAAGCGCAGGACCTTCCTATCCTCGCTGAATGATCACTTCGTTGCGTATTGCTCATAAAAGCAGCACGAACAAAGCTGTTCGCGCTGCTTTTATCTAAATACTGACGCGCTTATAGGGGCGGTATTCAGCTTGCCAGAAATTTCTTTCGATACTGGATCTGAGCGCCTCATCGGTCATTTCAAGCGCCAGTTCTTGCTGCATCGCTACCCGCGCCACAGCAAAGGCAATTTCTCTGCTGAGTTGAGCAATCTGTGTTAAAGGTGGCAGTAAAGCTCCCACTCCATTGTTCACCATAGGCGAGGCTGAAGCTAAGGCATCACTCGCTGCCATTAGCATTTCATCGCTTATCAATCTGGCTTTACTGGCTATTACGCCAAGTCCGATACCGGGAAAGATATAACTGTTGTTACATTGAGCAATGAAATATGTCTTATCTTTATAAACCACCGGTTTAAACGGGCTGCCGGTCGCAATAATCACCTCGCCATCCGTCCATTCAATAACCTGTTCAGGTCGCGCTTCTACCTGACGAGAAGGATTGCTTAGAGGAAAAATGATAGGAAGATGGCAGTTTTGTTTCATCGCCCGAATCACTTGCTCTGAGAATAAACCTGGCTGCCCCGAAACTCCGATCAATACGTCGGGCTTTGCGCAATACATTACGTCAAGAAGGGAAGGATAATCGCCGCTGTAAGTCCACTGTGCCAAATCGGCCTGCTTTTGTTGCAGCTTTTGCTGAAAATCCCGTAAACCAACCATTCCTTCGGTGATTAAGCCAAAGCGGTCAATCATAAACACCTGTTTACGAGCTTGTTCGTCAGACAGACCTTCCTTACACATTTGCTGCACAAGCATTTCGGCGATACCACAGCCGGCTGAACCTGAGCCTACAAATACCACCTTCATAGCAGAAAGTGGTTTTTGTTTCATACGACACGCGGCTAACAGTGTTCCTAATGTCACCGCAGCAGTACCTTGAATATCGTCGTTAAAACAGCAGATTTCTTTGCGGTAGCGGCTGAGGATTGGCATCGCATTAGGCTGAGCGAAATCTTCAAACTGAATCATAACGTCAGGCCAGCGGCGTTTAACTGCTTTGATAAACATATCAACAAATTCATCATATTCGTCTTGAGATATACGCGGGTGCCTCGCCCCCATGTACATAGGATCATTCAATAACTTTTCGTTATTCGTGCCCACATCCAACATAACCGGCAATGTATAGGCTGGGCTAATCCCGCCGCATGCCGTGTAAAGCGACAGTTTTCCTATGGGGATCCCCATACCGCCAATGCCCTGATCGCCCAATCCCAAAATACGCTCACCGTCTGTGACCACTATCACTTTCACTTTACGTTTAGTGGCATTCCTTACTATGTCATCCAGCTGATGCCTTTCTTCCCAGGAAACAAATAAGCCACGAGAACTGCGATAAATATCTGAAAACTGTTCACACGCATCGCCTACCGTGGGCGTGTAAATAATCGGCATCATCTCTTCTATATGACGCTGAATAAGACGATAAAATAACGTCTCGTTGTTATCCTGAATCGCACGCAAATAGATATGCTTATTTAACGCGTCATCGAAAGTGTTGTACTGCATGTACGCGCGTTCAACCTGCTCTTCAATACTTTCGTACCGGGGCGGCAACAGCCCAGTCAGGTTAAAGGAAGCACGTTCACGCGCCGTAAACGCGCTGCCCTTGTTCAGCAGCGGTGTTTCCAGCAACGAAGGCCCCGAATGGGGAATATAGAGGTATCGGTTTGAATCTTCTGACATTATGTTTCCGCGTTTTATCAGACGGTGAACGCCTGCGCCTGTAAGGTAATCAAATTAAAATATCTCCTCGGGCTCAAGGGCCGAGTTATCATCCTCTTGTGCAGGATCCACCACCTCATCATCTCTCACATAGACAGTAGGTTGGGTTCCTTGC
Coding sequences:
- a CDS encoding catalase; this translates as MSNERRCPMTTSAGAPVAQDNQSRTAGARGPVTFDNHYLFEKLAHFNRERIPERVVHARGSAAYGTFTLTKSLSSYTIADFLQNVGHQTDVLLRFSTVGGGQDSSDYARDPRGFALKFYTQQGNWDMVGNNTPVFFLRDGIKFPDFIHSQKKNPRTNLPDPQAIYEFWANNPQSLHQSTILMSDRGIPLSYRHVNGYSSHTLSFWNRDGERYWVKWHFKTNQGIKTLTNEEAARRPAYGAQQDLVESIDKGDFPSWTVKVQIMTQDDARYYYINPFDLTKVWPHKDFPLIEVGQLELNRNVDNFFAENEQAAFAPSNLVPGIGASPDRMLQARLLAYQDAHRYRMGANYNQIPVNAPRCPVHNYQRDGAFAGINPNLAGSGANFYPNNRGNQGAPVAVPEVDEPPMPLEADAWLDVHNNENDDNFTQAGQLFRLMSEDQKNQLASNIAGGLSQATADVQEAMFAQYEQADPDYAARVKAAIAAIE
- a CDS encoding alpha/beta hydrolase — protein: MRNGISIMLLLWWVSGCTTLNISESQIMQPMHSDVASVQVIASLPEGYQQHTHWVEQEDGRRAYGVSARHPDNSITILYFGGNAFDVSSQGAGIVEAFTKMNVNIFLFDHPGYGKSTGTPSVESLKSNAVANFDYVKSMVKGKLLVHGLSLGSFEAAHVAMRRPVDALVLEAGATNVTEWADTLVPWYATPFVKLEIDDKLTKVDNVEVVQSQTAPLLIMVGEDDQQTPPQLSKKLYQEAITTRKRYHVFRGLKHGEVMGDTAVYTVYSAFLKSLENPGDGNAEPSLSLKSLP
- a CDS encoding IS982 family transposase, which gives rise to MKNLVELFCDVDDFCKVFIPQWQKQLLEDGTRRRRRECRMSMSEMMTIIIGFHMSHHRDFKNYYSGYVRVFYRNAFPDLLSYTRFLEVMPRTIVPMCAYFSTLKGKPTGIEFIDSTSLKVCHNIRIPRHKTFDGIAQRGKGTMGWFYGFKLHLIVNHLGEIVAAKVTTGNVHDTKPVEELARHLPDKLYGDKGYLSKALEANLFEKGVKLITTVRKNMKAKAMSLWDRAMLSKRFIIETINDQLKNISYIEHSRHRSINGFTLNLMAGLVAYCLKENKPSLNISDIERNAMVVA
- a CDS encoding YgjV family protein; protein product: MNLPDFNFAQAVGMLSFALGILCFYQHDDRRLKIVMVIMNLNHTLHFALLGSVTAALSALLSVARTGLSLKTSSKPVAYIFIFITFSWGIYLSDFWYDMFPIVGSCIGTYAIFCLTGIRMRIGFLLGALCWLTNNILVGSIGGTLLEFTLLVVNLFTIRRIHKASKTSIPYES
- the yghU gene encoding glutathione-dependent disulfide-bond oxidoreductase, which codes for MSKSDEYTPPKVWSWNQDEDSGWAKTNRPIAGPTHEQALPVGEHPLQLYSMATPNGQKVAIMLEELLALGIKEAEYDAYTINIGDGDQFSSGFVQVNPNSKIPALMDHSVSPPLRVFESGAILQYLAEKFNAFIPAEPIAKAECRNWLFWQVGAAPFLGGGFGHFYHYAPEKLEYPINRFTMETKRQLDVLDKHLAFNHYLAGDEYSIADIAVWPWYGGLVLGKLYDAAEFLQVDEYSHVKRWATQIAERPAVQRGIIVNCTWGESGQVPERHSAKDIDEAIVK
- a CDS encoding NAD-dependent malic enzyme: MSEDSNRYLYIPHSGPSLLETPLLNKGSAFTARERASFNLTGLLPPRYESIEEQVERAYMQYNTFDDALNKHIYLRAIQDNNETLFYRLIQRHIEEMMPIIYTPTVGDACEQFSDIYRSSRGLFVSWEERHQLDDIVRNATKRKVKVIVVTDGERILGLGDQGIGGMGIPIGKLSLYTACGGISPAYTLPVMLDVGTNNEKLLNDPMYMGARHPRISQDEYDEFVDMFIKAVKRRWPDVMIQFEDFAQPNAMPILSRYRKEICCFNDDIQGTAAVTLGTLLAACRMKQKPLSAMKVVFVGSGSAGCGIAEMLVQQMCKEGLSDEQARKQVFMIDRFGLITEGMVGLRDFQQKLQQKQADLAQWTYSGDYPSLLDVMYCAKPDVLIGVSGQPGLFSEQVIRAMKQNCHLPIIFPLSNPSRQVEARPEQVIEWTDGEVIIATGSPFKPVVYKDKTYFIAQCNNSYIFPGIGLGVIASKARLISDEMLMAASDALASASPMVNNGVGALLPPLTQIAQLSREIAFAVARVAMQQELALEMTDEALRSSIERNFWQAEYRPYKRVSI